Part of the Sorghum bicolor cultivar BTx623 chromosome 1, Sorghum_bicolor_NCBIv3, whole genome shotgun sequence genome, GTCAGGCAATTTTCCATTTTTTAGCAAAAGAAATAAtagcttttctttttttggaaAGTTTGACTTTTTTCGACTGGTATCGTGCATCCACGCCTCTCCCGCGTACACGGCTGCACGCGCCCATTGATGTCATGTCACGGCTGATGTAggctaaaaaaaacaaaacatttACTTTAAATTGATGTATCTATTTTCAATTTTCTTTATATTGGTGTATTCTATATGACGAGACAAACAAAATTAAACTCCACTTATATATGtcgttataaaaaatattatttaaatTGTATGTATTAACTTATAACATATAAATTATGTCAAATCTTGGAAACTTAAAAGTTTTTCCTATTTACTCTTTTTTTCTTTACTAGTAAATATGCTTATGCGTTACaacaagaaaaaaaactatAAAAGTTTCATAGAAAATGATGACTGTATAGGACTATTTATACAAAGCGGATCAAGGCGTCCATGGAGAATGGTGTGCTCACTGTCACCATGCCCAAAGAGGATGCCAAAAAGGCCAACATGAAGAACGTCCAATTCACCGGCTAGGAAGGAAATAGCGGTCGAGTCTTTGCAACAACTACTCGAAGCACGGAGCTCCTCCTAAATGCTCCCTACACAAACGGGTATCTTTATCTTCGGAAGCTTGAAAGGAGGGGTCAAAGATGAAAGACAATTGGAGAAGCTCCTCATAACTTGTTtttctagggccttgtttagatctaaaatttttttggattttgatattatagcactttcatttttatttgataaatattatgtaactatggagtaactagacttaaaaaaattgtctcgtgatttacaggtaaactgtgcaattaatttttatttttatctatatttaatgttgtatacatatgccgcaatattcgatatgacggggaatcatgaaaagtttttggttgttttggatgaactaaacaaagcctagatATGCTAAAAAAACTTATTTTTCTAGATCTGCTCTTGGCGGGTGTATTAAACGACATAACATTGAGAACGAAGTCATGCATTTACCACAAATTATTTTGATCCACATAATACAACTTTTTTTGAGCAATCACATAATACAGTTTGTGGCGACGCAAAGGCATAGACATCATGCGTTTTGTGAAGCACTAAAGTAGTTTCGGTGGCTTCTTGACTAGGGAAAACAGTCGCTGCTTTTGTTAGGACTGTTGTAGCGCACTAATGTTTGTTAAAATGGCACAATTTGCCGCATAATAATCAGTTTAAGGGAATTTAATTCCTCTAAACGAATGTACAAAAAGATGCGATATAGATtaaggaaaaaaataaaaaacgtgAGCTCAGATGCGCATCTTATATCGTCTGTAGGATCAGACGGCTGTGACGGACCCAACCAATCACTTTGGCGCAGAAATCTGTCATCGCTCTGGGGTGAGAGAAACTCGAACTCTCTCGACCTCAGGATCACTCGCATTTCAGCTATGAGACCTACGCGCTAGCCAACTGCGCCACCACCCCGTTCTTGTAAATGTTCCCGCAGGAGATCCTATCTATCGACAGCCATTTGCCCATCCACATTCCACGAACATACAGTCAAAACAGTCATGGACAAACGAACATATTTCCTCTCTTCATTCATCCTTGTAACAAATCAAAGCAAAGAAAAATGTTtgtcatattttgtagggagtttgcggcatgcatgcatgccaagAAGAGCTGTTAGCGTATATCCACAAAATTTGGGCTCTCTTTATGCACGACGATGATGGTGTGGGCGTGTGCTGCTAGCTGCTGGTGCCGGGGGCTTATACGGCGACGCTCGCCGACGGCGGCGAGGATCTTGTCGTCGAGGTCGAAGGTCATGGCCTTCTCCCCGCGGCCACTAGCGGTGTAAAGAAGTTTAGACTCAAGCCACACTTTCATTGAATCATTGGCATGAATACTTATACAACAGGCTAGCACAGCACTTGGTCTCTACGATCCTACATACAGGGAGGACCAGGCAGGCTCAGCCGCACGTCGTGCGCATGCACAACGTGTGCGCGCTCCGCGCGCATGCAACGGCGTGGCCGCATACTCCACGCGCGTCTGCAGATGGGCGCCGTTCGTGATGCTGAAGACTCGGGCTGCATGCTACCGTTATCacggtgcactcggcgtaccgcTCCTTGAGGTCCTCCGGCAAGTTGGTGCTGCTCCTCCACCCCATCGCCGCCTTCGCCGCCCGGGACTCCGAGTAGAAATGCTGCGCCGCCGCGGCGCGCAATTCAGTTCAGTCAGCAGCATTAATAATTGCGAGATGGAACCAGTTGATCGCTTATTTCAGTAGTTACTAGTACATGTTGCGGAACGGCCGAACGGGAAGGCCTTCTTGTCGtcgacgccggcggcggcggggtcgtTGAGGACGATCTCCACGCCCGCGCCCGCCGCGCACAGCTTATTCATGCCACTCAGCGTCACGGCGCGGTCGGAAACGCAGTTGAAGATCTTGCCCAACGCCGCGCCGGGCTTCTCCACGGACAGAGACAGCATGCGCGACAGGTCTCGGACGTGCGCGATGTTCGTCAGCTGCGCATCCCGTTCCCCGGGATCGGCACCGGCCGGTTCCGTACGATCCCTGCAATCGGAGAATTGGAGATCGTCGTCGCCTCGTCAGGGAAGAGAAGAGAAAATAGCAGGATTGAATGGAGTGACGGTTTGCTGATTGTTATTATTACTACTGTCGAAGAACCACTCCTCGCAGTCCTTGTTGTTGCTGGAGCCGATCATGTACTGCGGCCGGAAGAGAAGAGAAAACAACTGGATTGAATGGAGTGACGGGTTGCTGATTGTTATTATTACTGTCGAAGAACCACTCCTCGCAGTCCTTGTTGTTGCTGGAGCCGATCATGTACTGCGGCCGGAACGACGCCCAGCTCCCGAACTGCTCCGCGATGTACTTCTCCACCACGACGTGGCCATTCTTGGCAATGATCATGTACTTCTCCAACATAATACTTTAGTGCTATTACAACATCTCACACACTACTACTGTAGCATCAGAAAATGTCTGTtacaacaaaaaaaatcatTGCAATATTCTAAATCATCTATTGCAACATTAAAACAGAATCATTCTAACAATGACGAGATCTAACCCCGAGAGCTCACCGGAATCCTAGCCACTGCCGCATCCGTCAGATCAAGACCAGAGGAGGTgtaggaggaggacgaggacgaggagaaGGTAGACAAGAGTTCGGTctagagggaggaggaggaagaagaaaaaggcTGAGATCTAGACGAGGACCCCACCTACCTTATTGAGTGTCGCTGGCATCCATGGAAGTCGTGGAACACCGCGAGGGAGAGAGAGCAAGGAGAAGGGAGCCACGTGGCTCATTGGAGCCGGAAACCCCCGGCATCGCCCTGACTTCGACTCCAATGGCATGGAGGTCACTGTACATGGACGGAGGGAGGAAGGGtggaagggagggagggagcagAGGCGTGGGCACGAGCAGAAAGTGGAGGAGCTAGAGGATGAAGAAGAGGAGCAGCGAGCGGTTTGGTCGAGTGGTGGAAGAGCAACGAGCAAAAAGAAGAAAGGAGAAGTCGTGCGGGTGGATAATAAATCCAAGGCACCGAGCGGTGGTCCATTCATGCAGTGACGTGCGTCGAAACTCATCGGACGTCCGTCCATCAGCATTTCCGCTCAAATAAAGATTACTCCTAAGAGACTTGGTTCGCCATTCGTTTAACGTGGATTGAGTCCTTGAAACTATTCCATCTGAACTTGCTTCACTAAATTGTATAGTTTTGATAAGTGAGAATAGTTCTCGACTCAAATCCAGGATAATCGAATGCTTTCTAAGGAAGTATCTTTACTTTTTTTTCTATGGAGTGAACCCAAGAAAACCCTTTCCTTTGTTCGTTTTTTTACCGGAGAACAATTGTTGGCACACGGGTTTATTTTGGTATTTAGCTCAAATATATGGCGAACAATTTATTATTAGTTCATTATTTGTCTTATGCTACATTACATTTTCTTTGTGTAGACAGGGAATAGAATAATTGTTCACATCAAAGCGTCTTGCATACCGTGATCTGTAAAAGATTTATGTATATTTTATACATGTCAAAATAGTTATTACCATGATTTTTGAAAGATCTCATTACCATGATTTTGATATGTTGCATTGTCATTGAAGATATCTTTACTATATTAATAcaacaaaataaaaaggagcCCCACCCCCATGTTtgttaagagcaactccaagagctctgctaaaattagtagccaaattttattgtttaatcattttataaaatagaaaacttcttAAAAATGAAGAGATCCACTACAAccttgctattttacaaaattagatAGCTAATGTAAGTGATTGGCTATATATGGTcaccaaaaatcaaaaaatagccaactttctattttacaaaatcaaataGCACATCTATTAGAGCCTACTTTTTGCTATGTAAATTTTAAAATAGCCTTCATAACAAGAATAGTCAAGCAAGTTGCTCTAAGAGGGTTTAGAAGTAAAAGATTAATTGAGAAAAAAATTACCTGCCGTTGTTTAATGACGATCATTGCCAAGAATAAATAGAAtatcagaaaaagaaaaatacaccattggattttataatgatttattAATGACCGAGAATAAGTAAATAAAGTagataaaaaggaaaagaatatAGACCGTTTTATGAAGGTTGAGGATAAATAGAGTATCCATGTAAAGTTGGATTTTAAGAGGATCTAATAACCGAGAACAGATAGAGTATCCTTATCAAATGCTCGTCTAGAAATCACGAGATCCATTGggaaaaaaaaattatgtaCAGTAGGATTTTTATGGTGACGTACGACGAACAATAAGTAGAGTATTCATGTAAAATACAAAGACTAGAAATTACGAGATTAATTAGAAAACAGGAGGAAAAATGCATTGTTGGATTTTATGATGATTTAACAGTTGAGAACAAAAAGAGTATTTGTGTCAATAAAAGACCCAACAATTACGA contains:
- the LOC8085283 gene encoding chloroplast stem-loop binding protein of 41 kDa a, chloroplastic encodes the protein MLEKYMIIAKNGHVVVEKYIAEQFGSWASFRPQYMIGSSNNKDCEEWFFDSNNNNQQPVTPFNPVVFSSLPAAVHDRLQQQQGLRGVVLRQDRTEPAGADPGERDAQLTNIAHVRDLSRMLSLSVEKPGAALGKIFNCVSDRAVTLSGMNKLCAAGAGVEIVLNDPAAAGVDDKKAFPFGRSATCTSNY